The Drosophila innubila isolate TH190305 chromosome 2R unlocalized genomic scaffold, UK_Dinn_1.0 1_C_2R, whole genome shotgun sequence DNA window GGTCGGCTGCTGGAAAACGGTAACAACAGCCCTGCCCTATTGCTTGCCCCTTGTGTAACAGCCCTGTTCCTTGAGTGCTCTTGTACCCACTCCCTGCTTGGGACACAGGACCCAAAAGTGAAAACGAATATTGCACTAATtggaaattgttttaataagaAATGTGAATAAAGAATAGCTACAATTCGATAGGAACAACGAAAGAACATGCAAGATGCTCACTATGAGTAACAATGTTATGTGCAGTAGCTTTATCTCAAAATGTAGTCAGCTAGCTGATTTAAAGTACTGTACTAAACAAAATTCTCTCATACAAATTGCATTTCTAGTGGTTTCAGTTCAACTTGGAGAATTGCACACACAACGCGCGGGTCAATAAGTGGCAAAGATAAGCAGGATCATGACCTTGGAAACGCAACCGGTTGGCGGAGGGTTGTGCGATGGCAAGATTGCTGGATTATATGATCTGGAGGAGACTCTAGGCTCGGGTCATTTTGCTGTTGTCAAGTTGGCCCGTCATGTGTTTACGGGTGCCAAAGTGGCAGTGAAAGTTgttgataaaacaaaactggATGAGGTCTCCAAAGCGCATTTGTTTCAGGAAGTTCGGTGAGTTGAGAAGGATACAATCATAACATGTGATATAAACTGGATTCGTCTATACAGCTGTATGAAGCTGGTGCAACATCCAAATGTGGTTAGACTCTATGAGGTCATTGACACACAGACTAAATTATATCTGGTGCTGGAACTGGGCGATGGCGGCGATCTCTATGATTATATAATGAAACACGATGCCGGACTAAGTGAGGAGTTGGCCCGTAAGTATTTCCGGCAAATACTTCGTGCGATCACGTACTGTCATCAGCTGCACGTAGTGCACAGGTAAGCAGCTTGAATAATACGAGTACTTAGTATAGTCAGTCTACAGTTTACGTAACGTAACTTATACGTGTTGAACGCACAGGGACTTGAAACCGGAGAATGTCGTATTCTTTGAAAAATTGGGTCTTGTCAAGCTTACGGACTTTGGATTTAGCAACAAATTCTCGCCCGGTCAAAAACTGGAGACATTTTGCGGTAGCCTTGCATATTCGGCCCCGGAAATTTTATTGGGTGACTCGTACGATGCGCCCGCCGTAGGtaagtgtgtgtctgtctgtctgtctgtctgtctgtgtgtatcACATGATAAGctctatttaattattgacATTATCTGTTAGATATTTGGTCGCTTGGCGTTATACTGTATATGCTGGTCTGTGGCCAGGCGCCTTTTGAGAAGGCCAATGACTCGGAGACGCTAACCATGATTATGGATTGCAAATACACAGTACCATCGCACGTGACACAGGAATGTCGCTGTTTAATTGCCACCATGCTGGTGCGGGATCCAAAGAAGCGTGCCACAGTCGAGGAAATCGCATCATCCTCATGGCTAAAGCAAATCGATGAGCCGGATTCGGTGGAGCACTCAGTACCTCTGGTGAGTCGTGAGCAGCTGAGTGAGGAGGATCATGCCTTTATAATACAGAAAATGATAAACGGAAACATTGCGTCCAAGGAAGAGATACTGCAGTAAGTaatcatttatcatttaatgctatttgaaaatattaatgtttCATTTCGTACAGAGCTCTggataaaaataagtacaatCACATAACGGCCACATATTTTTTGCTAGCAGAGATTCGTTTGCGCAGGCGACGCGAGGAGGAGCAGAAACTGAAGTTTAATGAGGCTGGCTTAAAGTAAGTACAAACACTCATCCATAGTATTGATTACTCTATAATCAATTATTGAATATAGAATGGGAGACTTAAATCGCCGGGTCCCAGCAGACAAACCGAGTCCAACAGAAAATCCCAAAGTAGTTGTGCCTATCAGCATTAATGTAACACCAGCGGCACAATTTGGAAATGACAATGCCAAGCCGGTAAGTTTTAAGCagttgattatttatttattaattgttgataatcatgaatttaattaattaaaggaTAAGCGTACCCGCAAATGCAGCATTGTgcgggaggaggaggaagaggagtcTGCCAATGAGAGCTGTGACGTAGGAAATGAACTAAAAGTGGCCTCAACCCGACGTGAGTCAATTTCCGATGGACGCCTAAATCGCTCCGTGCAAGAGCGCTCCTGCTCGTCAGCACCAGCGCCGGCTGCCGAGGTGCCAAGTAATACACGCACAAAGATTGTTCACTCCACGGACATGTCGCTCTCCCAGAAGCTCAAGCAAATGGAGAAGTGTGCCAGGGTGGATGAAGACACTATAAGCGGCTTGAAGGAACTCGAAATTGGCAAGCTGAAGCCGttgcccagcagcagcaagaatCCTGTACTGACGCACCGTCGTACAAAGCTAAATAAGATACGCACACCATCGTGCAGCAGCTCCGAGGCATCCGACGATGATACAAAGACACGAAACAAGAAGAAAATCAATAAGTTTGTTGGTGACACGCCCATTAGATTTCGTATGCATCGGCGAGACTCGCATGACGACTCCAGCGACTCGCAGGATCAATTGTATCCACCGCCAGGATCGAATAGCAGTGGAGCTACTTTTATTTCGAACAGTAATTCTGGTGTAAGCGGAAAAAAGGAAGAGCAGGGACAATGTAAAGAGGTAAATAGTATCAAAGTAGCTGCATAGAAATTCGTACATtgctaaaatttttcttttaatttaaagccaaATAAAACTGAGGAAACACGCAAATCTCACACACAAAAGAGCAGGAAACAGAATAAAGATCATGTTGATAAGCATTCCCATGCGGAAAAACAGCAATTGGTGTTAGTGGAAAGTACAACAACTCGTCGGAGGCGCATTCGTGAAAGTCAATCCCTGGATCGCATCACAGAGGCTCAAGAATTCGAGATGCGTCATCGTAGCTATATAAATGATGCGTCAATGCAACAACATATCGAGCAAAGAAATTCATTGTTCAACTTAAACACATTCTCCGTTGCCGAAACTAAAGAAGAATATGACGATGAGTCGGAAATTAATCCAGATACAGATACCACGGACCAAATTATGAACACATTGAATGCAGCCAAAGCAACGCTTCAGCAAaagcaatattttattgacaCCAACTATAGTAAGAACTATAACAatagtagcaacaacaacaactacaataataacaacaacaaaaagaaatccaACGAAACACcaaaagatatttataatCTAAATTCAATCGAAGAAATCGATTTGATTTTGGAAGATAAAAGCCTTACCAAAGCAATACATATTACCGGCTCTAAATGCTTTGTCACTATGAAGAAAATTCGAAGGCTCGGAAAATACTTTCCGGTAATGAACTTTTCTTAATAGTTACGATTAAAATAGCTGCAAAGTGCATTCTAAATCTTAAATCGTAGAAAATATGTAGaaaatatgcatgtatgtattatgtataacaaaattaagaaaagttataaaacaaatacattatgcgacaatttaatattagttgtagcgtaatttaatttattatgcaattcttaaattagcaataaaaaaaaggcacaTTTTTTGACTATAATGCTAAAACTCGTTTAATGATGAGAAATAACGTTGCCTAATCTGAAAACACCATTCGCACAATAGATTTCGTGCATTCcccaaaataaatgtttgtattCTATGGCGATATGTGTAAGTACCATGTACAATCCaagtcaaatcaaattaataaaatataaacccAAAAAGTAATTGAGGTATTTCTCTGACCACCTTTGTCTCTAATCAAATGCAAGATAAAGCTCTACCGATAGGTTAACCAACTGGAAAATGGAATGacaatttatgaatatttggTTTTACTCCAAAACAAGTGCACTGAAGCCCAAATCGAGAGGGAATCCACTTTCAACAAACTGAGGCTTCTTATTAAAGGCTGCTGTACTGGATATGGAACTATGAGCATGGGCTAGCGCCTATTTCCCACTGTCCAAAGacaaagtaaaatgaaatacataaataaatgtgatttcaaatataatagaaGTTCTGCTAATAGTCACTTCGCGGGTTGGCAGGTCACGGAATTGGgcacattttcaaattttgatcaatttaaaaagGGATACAATTttgcaaatggcaaatttaaagctaatattttaaaaatattccatGCGTACAAATTCAAATCCAGCGCTTTAGATTGCGGgaatatcgatatattgacGCTAAAAATTAGCGATGAGAATCGCAACTGGGACGCGATGACAGCTGTAACTGTTTACAGCTCGATAGCTGTGTTAAGTAACAGGTACGTGATAAACGCTCATCACTATTATGAAGTTTTTgtaggaaaaaaaattgaaaataatataaattattataaaggCATAGCAGACTGTGTGAAAACTGTAGCCTTAATTTGCAATAATGTTACGCATCTATCAGAACACATACCGGTAAGCAGAACACGCGTCAATGTCAAGCCGGTTGTAATTTTCATTCGCCGATTTCGTCATCGCTTGACCCATGTCGTTCGTACTCGCATTTCCTTTCAGTCGAACTGCAAGAAAAGCTGTTGTTTATTCTACGAAGGTTGCCTGCTGCAATCATTCCACACTATGCAACATCACCAGTCAATCCCGGCGCACTGGAGCAGGAGGACACTGGGAACAGCACAGCAACCGCAACCATCGAAGCCACGAGGAGTTTCTGCTGGGCGGCAACCAAGCGAGAGGCTGGACAATTCCTCCTCATTCTCGTGGATATGGCATGTTTGTAGTTCGAATTATTAGAGGCGCTCTTAAGCTACGTTATATTGTTTTGGGTGGTGCCATTGGCGGTGGCGTTTCATTGAGCAAAGTGAGTAAATAGGCACCTTACCCCATtgttgttatataatatgaaaattgcatttgcatttgcacgTGCAGAAATACGAAGATTGGAAGGAGGGTCTGCCTGATCTGAAGTGGCTCGAGGATGCACTGCCTCAGGGAGAGAGATGGAGTCAATTCTCAAGGAATCTCATTGAAGTGGGCAGTGTAGTTAAGAATGCCATTGACATCGGTGAGTTTTCCGCTCAAGCGTCTCGTCGGGATTTGGATCCACTCCCGatctctttatctctctcaCTTTAAATTGCTTTAACAGTTAGTTTATTAACTGGGTGCGGGTCAAGCGAGTTTCTAACTATGCACTTTAATTAGCAttcatattgtttttttttttttacaattgctGACTttgtttattcattatttgatCAGTCGCCTGCttgatttttaacttttgtatatattatacactTGGCAGCAGCATAACGCTTAGTTTTGCCCgagatattgatattgatgatATTGGGGTTTGCTTGTAGATCCGAAGCTTAAGCAACTGGGCGAAGATAAATTGTCGGAATGGCGCTCTTGGTTCGATAATCGTCTGGACGATGCAATTGAAGCGGCCGATTATCAAGGAACTCAAATTGTCGAAAGTAGGTTACACattccaaatttaatttctgaacataatgcatttaaagtgAGAGAATTTATGTTCGCCTTTCGTTTCTTCTAACGTATGTCAACTAAAAATCATACtcctgttttttatttgtttttttttcagccaAGGAGGATATCAAGGCCAAGACAACGGTGGCAGCGCTGGGAATTCCTGCAGACGAAAGTCGTAAAAAATATGGTAAGTTGATCATGAAGTTCTCTTAAAAAGTAATACTTGTATTTAATCTCTTTCGTTTGGTTAAATTTCGCAGATAAACTGCAGACTCAAGTTGAGACGTTGCAGACTGAAATAATGAACGTTCAAATCAAATACCAAAAGGAGCTAGAGAAAATGGAGAAGGAAAATCGAGAGCTGCGCCAGCAATATCTGATATTGAAGACAAACAAGAAGACGAGTGCCAAGAGAATTAAGAAATCTCTCATTGACATGTACTCCGAAGTGTTGGACGAGCTATCAGGCTACGACACTGGCTACACCATGGCTGATCATTTGCCCcgagtggttgttgttggtgatcAGAGCAGCGGCAAGACATCTGTGCTAGAATCCATTGCAAAGGCGCGCATCTTTCCGCGAGGCAGTGGCGAAATGATGACTCGTGCACCTGTCAAGGTAACACTGGCAGAGGGCCCATATCATGTGGCCCAGTTTCGTGACACGGATCGTGAGTACGATCTTACCAAAGAGTCGGATCTGGCAGATCTTCGACGTGAGGTCGAGTTCCGCATGCGCTCCTCTGTGCGTGGCGGCAAGACGGTAAGCAATGAGGTGATTGCCATGACCGTCAAGGGACCAGGACTACAACGAATGGTTCTCGTCGATTTACCGGGTATTATTTCGGTAAGTAGACTGATAAATCTTTAAGCAATGTTATTCTTATGTGTACTGGTTTTTAGACCATGACTGTAGATATGGCATCTGACACCAAGGACTCCATACACCAGATGACCAAGCATTATATGAGCAATCCAAATGCGATTATACTGTGCATACAGGATGGTTCTGTTGATGCAGAGCGCAGCAACGTCACTGACTTGGTCATGCAATGTGATCCCTTAGGACGCCGCACTATATTTGTGCTAACTAAAGTCGATCTGGCCGAAGAGTTGGCCGATCCCGACCGAATAAGGAAGATATTATCGGGCAAACTGTTTCCCATGAAAGCATTGGGCTATTATGCCGTTGTGACGGGACGCGGACGCAAGGATGACAGCATAGATGCTATTAGACAGTATGAAGAGGATTTCTTTAAGAATTCCAAACTGTTTCAGTAAGtagtatattgtttttttttgcttgacCAGCTGTTAACTTTCATGACCACTACAGTCGACGTGGGGTTATCATGCCACATCAAGTGACTAGTCGTAATCTGAGCATGGCTGTGTCGGATCGCTTCTGGAAGATGGTGCGTGAAACTATTGAGCAGCAGGCGGATGCATTTAAGGCAACCAGATTTAATTTGGAAACCGAATGGAAAAACAACTTTCCCAGGTTAATAGTTAGGTTTCTAccagaaattaaatatattaactatAAAATTGCCATTGTAGACTGCGCGAGTCTGGACGTGACGAGCTGTTCGATAAGGCTAAAGGCGAAATATTGGACGAAGTGGTAACGCTCTCACAGATCTCAGCCAAGAAATGGGACGATGCCCTCACTGCCAAGCTATGGGAGAAACTATCGAATTACGTTTTCGAAAATGTTTACCTACCCGCTGCACAGTCAGGTTCTCAAAGTAATATTCTGTAGTTATAAGTATTAAGTAGTAAGCCACGCCCACCCCACGCTGGGGCAGGAACACATCAAGTCCATCACCATAAATgctttgtgtttgtgtgttagCAGGAAATTCAAGTCGTTCAATTGGGAATCACATGCCTTGATAAGTTTTAAACCAGTTTCAACTTGTGGATTCCTTTTCTCATTGAACCAtgcgtttaaatttaatgtgtgTACATcccaattcaaatttaattatcatcaATTTGTCAGGCatgtttccaaaaaaaaatgtgattcagcaagttttatatatttgtcaCAGTAATATGCGAATAAGGCGCGTACTTGCCGGAAAGTGTGACTTGAAGATTTACGTGTCAAGAGAAACACGTTTAACCcgatatattcatttaagctGCGTTAATTTGATCAATGAACACTAAAaagcaactgttttttttaattagtcaaCTTCAAGCTACAATTCCAAAATTAATCAACCGAAATTAACGTAATGTATTTGATGTCTTTGTTATTGATCATTTTTGCATCTATTTTGTGCTCTCAAAAATCTGAATTAGTggtagaaattaatttatggcaATGTTGCTCTTTTAGATTCCTTCAATACGATGGTAGATATTAAACTGCGGCAATGGGCAGAGCAGGCGTTGCCGGCCAAATCAGTTGAGGCTGGCTGGGAGGCATTGCAGCAGGAGTTCATATCGCTGATGGAGCGGGCAAAGAAGGCGCATGATCATGACGGTGTGTTTGATCAACTTAAATCGGCCGTTGTGGATGAAGCTATACGCCGACATAGCTGGGAGGATAAAGCCATTGATATGCTACGTGTGATACAGCTAAACACATTGGAAGATCGCTTTGTGCACGACAAAACTGAGTGGGATCTAGCTGTGAAATTCCTGGAGAACTCCGTTACCAACAAACTCGTGCAAACCGATGAAACATTGGCGCAAATGTTTGGACCTGGACCATGGACGCGCTTTGCCCACTGGAAGTCATTGACACAGGATCAGCAGAAGAGACGCAGTGTCAAGGGAGAACTAGACAAGATACTCAAAAATGATGTGGTTTGTTCTGgccataaaatgcaaatgtttcattttttaattttgtataattattttctagaAACATTTGCCCACCTTAAGTTATGATGAGCTGACGACGGTGCGCAAGAATCTGCAGCGGGATAATGTGGAAGTGGACACGGATTACATACGTCAAACGTGGTTCCCAGTCTACAGAAAGTACGTAGTGTCTACTATCGATGCtatgaaataatattgatGGTTTGAATTTATAGACATTTCCTGCAGCAGTCGCTGCAACGTGCCAAGGATTGCCGCAAGGCGTATTACCTTTACACACAACAAGGCACAGAGTGCGAGGTGAGTTTACTGAAGACAAGGTTCAACCTTGTTTGGCTAACAAGCTTTCCTTCTATTGACAGATATCCTGCAGCGATGTGGTACTGTTTTGGCGCATACAACAGGTCATCAAGGTGACGGGCAATGCGTTGAGGCAGCAGGTTATCAATCGGGAAGCGCGACGCTTAGATAAGGAGATCAAGGCGGTGCTTGATGAGTTCAGCGAAGATGAGGAGAAGAAGGCACATCTGCTTACGGGCAAACGAGTGCAGCTGGCCGAGGAACTTAGTAAGTCAAACAAATTATAGTATTTTGTATGCGATAAATctatcatatttttattgcagtcAAAGTGCGACAGATACAAGAGAAACTGGAGGAGTTCATTAATTCATTGAATCAGGAGAAATAGAATAAATGGTGTGCCATGACCAAAGACACAACTGCGTTAtctatttaatgttttaatttaagctcaAAAACGTATATAATCACAGTCACGGATTGTTCATAACGATTTTCCTTACTATTTACTTAGTTATTACGCTTACTTTGTGCAGCAAAGAGTAATAAACGATTGTTAGTTTGTATATTAGCTGAGTTTTTTGATTGTAGAGAACTATCAAAAGCTACACGGATGGTGTGTAATTAAATCTAGTCTTTCAGCTTTCTAAGAACTTTACTGACATAATAGTAAGGTGATTGACAATTAAAGATAGTGAATCTTATATGTCGACAATACTCGATGAAGAAAACTGGGATGTATCATTACAATTCGGAGAGCTTGctgaaaatcaattaacaaaaataatagttaaatctTGAGATTATTTTATGATCGTACAAGTTTGAGATCCGGAGTTTAATAATGGGGTTTTTCTCCCTCccaaaaaaagaataacaaacaCCAATTGTGTAGTttgtaaattacttaaatgttgtttattgtaaaatgtataacttttaaatatgctagatacaaatatatactcTTTAAGTCAGTATTGTTTTGCTTctctttaatataatattttatttttgataaacatAAACGCGAAATGCGCTCAACTTGTTTGAGTATGTATGTAgctgtttgtatatatatgtgtatgtgtgtggtgtgtgttgtgtgtacatgtgtgtgtgtacagttCCAATTGTAGCAGATACGCCAACGCATTGTTTGTTCTTCATAATCAGCTAACGACGCGTCGACAATGGATTCAAGTTGGGATTGGAGTGAATATAGTGCAATAACCTTACagttaacagcaacaacagcaacaatatgtgtgtatgtgtgtgtgtgtttgtttttcttataacTAAagcttacatatgtacaaactATGTAACAAGTCTGGAGCAGAAGCTAACAGTTTAGTTAGTCGaacttattaattaaacaaatgcaacTTCCTCATCTCGTCTTCTCTTATCGTCTCGTTTCTTCGTAGAATTCTTAACTTGGCAGTCGAATTGTGGCCCAGCCATGTGCTCAgctgcttaaaatatatttatgaccCATCGGTATTCACACAACATGGTGAGCACTTGGTTTGAACATTATTTATACgcttgtataaattataaaaaactataacTATAGTTATTAATGATCAATACTTAAGTTTGATCTATGCAtgtactgtgtgtgtgtagtgtgtgtgtggtgtgtgtgtgtgtgtaggatGAGGCGAGGCACTCGATAAAGCAAAAGGCACAAACATTACACTTAAACTAAGACTACTTAATCTAGATCTAGACAAATAGACTTATCAAGTACATGCTTCAATAGCTGCTCCGCAGCAAAAGCACTGACAGAAGATTGGGCTCTGCTTCTGTATCAGTatcagtatctgtatctgtatctcattttgtagctgtatctgtatctcgtTGTAGTTcgatttcagtttcagtttcagttgctgttcaatcttcaacaacaacaattgtgttATTGGCAATTAGTGTTAAACTAACCACTTAATAGAGCAaacacatcaatttggctGTCGAAAGTGGCTAAAGTGGCGATACTCGTATCAGAAGACAATTACGACCGGCAAGCTTCCATTTgtcgaatatttttgttgatgttttcTATTGATAACCGTTGATTAGGCCGCGGGTAGAGGCTCGTTCTGAGCATTGCGTCGCTTCTCCCGGTTCGATATGCAGGTCAGTGGATAGCAGAGGAAGCCCGACAGCAGGATTAGGCCACCAGCGAAGTAGAATGCCATATTGTAGCTCTTGGTCGCCGTATACAAAGCACCTGAGAAACATAGACAGTAAATCAGAAATTTGTATTGCAAGTTGTTTTCAGTAATTTGAACTCACCGGCAATGGGACTGCCAATGGTGGCAGCCAATCCTTGAAACAGCATAAGGAAACCAAAGGCATTGGTCAGCTTCTCCAGGCCAATCAGTTCGACGGCAATCAGAGATCGCAGCGCCGAGAAGCAGGCAATGCAAATGCCAAAGAGCACAGCGAATGCCCATTGGGTGGTGCTATCGATGACCACACCACTGAAGATTGTGGCCAAGCCACCAGCGGTGAGTGCCACATTGTTGAGCCACAGTGGCTTCACAGCGGGGAACGAGCTCAACGAACCGCACACAATCCTAGCAAGTGTATTGATCATGCCAATGCCCGAAATGATGGAGACGCCATCCTCTTTGGACATGCCCGCCTCGACAGCGCGATCCGTGAGGAAGGCGAAGGGCACAAAGAAGCCCATCATGGTCAGGAAACCGCTGAAGGCCAAACACATAAAGGCCGGTGACTTGAGCAGCGTGGTGTCCAACATGGTCGACAGTGTGCGACGCACTGCCTCCGGGCAGATGCGACAGCCCTTCTGCCGGTCCTCCAGCATGTCCCGCTTGGTGGGCAGACGTGTGACGGACATGTGATAGGCGAGCGATGTCTGCGACTGATACTGCGGTATGCGTGTGAGAGATCCCGTGAAGAAGATATCATCTCTGTACATGGGACGGGAAGAGGAGTGCGACTGGCCGTGATGATGGGCGGCATCGTTAGCAGCGCCAGCTGGACGCTTCGCCAGATCTTGTGGACGACGACCGGAGACTGTGTGACGACGTCCCTgaatgatagatggcttggCCTCCGTCTCCAACAGGTTATCGTTCTCGGCCTCCTCCTCGTTCTCACCCACGGTGGTCAGCTCCTTGTGCAGATTGAAGGTCAGCTGCTGGGGATCACCATTCGGAGTCGTTGGCTGCGATTTGCGTAGTTGCTTCAGCTCTGTTCCCTTGCTAGCCTGTCCCGATGGCCTGCGCTCCAGATTCATGCCCTTGAAGATCTCCGCCGCCGTGGGATAATGATTACGCTGCGACGCACCCATGTAGGTGTTGTGGGCCGAGTTGGGCATCGAGTAGGCGAAGCGTCCGTCGGGCAACGGTTTGGTGAATGCCGCCTGATGCAATTGTGGCGTTGGAGCCACTGTGTTTCCATGTCCATTCAGCTTGGTCTTCTCCTCGTCGACCACAGTGCCATCCTCGGTGACTCCCAGCGTAATGGGCTGAATAGGACGGAAGGCAAGGCCAAAGATAGCACAAGATAAGACCAACAATCCCTGTATAGCCAGCGTCGTCCGCCAGTCGGTCTTCTCGAGCAGCATGTTGGTCAGCGGGGCAAAGACAAAGGTGCCCACACCGGAGCCGCAGAGGGCAACACCTGTGGCCAAGGCACGAAACTTCTCAAAGTAGAAACCAATGATGACAACGGCCGGTATGTAGACCATGCAAAAGCCAATTCCTCCCATGATGCCATACACAAGGAAAAGGAATTCCACGCTGTTCGCAAAGTAGGACAGTCCAAAGCAAATGCCACCCAATATGGCACCCGCTATGGTCACCGGACGGAATCCAAATCGATTGGCCATTGCACTCACGAAGGGTCCGGCCATCAGATAACAACCGCTGAGCAGCGATGAGACCCACGACACATAGAACTTGCTCACATTGAACTCCTTTATGAGAGGCTCCTGTATGCTGGCCGAGCAGAAGACGATGCCATCGATGACCGTGCAGCAGAGGAAGGAGGCAACCATTACGACCCAAGCCCAGCCACTGTCCGGTGGCACAACCACAGCTGCCGTTTCAATCTCTTCCTCCACCTCCTCAGCCTCATTGAACTGTTCGAGCTTGTTATCCGGATGCTTGGACACCAGAGCATTTGCCGTTGGCAGCTCATCTTGGGATTTTGTTTGCTGTGTCGGCATTGCGGGGCTACAAAgggaaaagaaaagaacaaaaagtGTGAATTACAAAGTAATTAaaaccatttattttttatttcttatattattatgtGAACTTTGACCCCGAATATGACCGCCTTGCAAAACTCCGTCTTACTGCACGATCGCATTGTCTCAGCTacgttgtgtgaaaatttctgCCTCGTAGGaattatggtttgggctgtgaaatgatcagtcagtgagtgagtcaaTGATTCAGtataaagagttttatataattttaatatatatt harbors:
- the LOC117782784 gene encoding monocarboxylate transporter 10 codes for the protein MPTQQTKSQDELPTANALVSKHPDNKLEQFNEAEEVEEEIETAAVVVPPDSGWAWVVMVASFLCCTVIDGIVFCSASIQEPLIKEFNVSKFYVSWVSSLLSGCYLMAGPFVSAMANRFGFRPVTIAGAILGGICFGLSYFANSVEFLFLVYGIMGGIGFCMVYIPAVVIIGFYFEKFRALATGVALCGSGVGTFVFAPLTNMLLEKTDWRTTLAIQGLLVLSCAIFGLAFRPIQPITLGVTEDGTVVDEEKTKLNGHGNTVAPTPQLHQAAFTKPLPDGRFAYSMPNSAHNTYMGASQRNHYPTAAEIFKGMNLERRPSGQASKGTELKQLRKSQPTTPNGDPQQLTFNLHKELTTVGENEEEAENDNLLETEAKPSIIQGRRHTVSGRRPQDLAKRPAGAANDAAHHHGQSHSSSRPMYRDDIFFTGSLTRIPQYQSQTSLAYHMSVTRLPTKRDMLEDRQKGCRICPEAVRRTLSTMLDTTLLKSPAFMCLAFSGFLTMMGFFVPFAFLTDRAVEAGMSKEDGVSIISGIGMINTLARIVCGSLSSFPAVKPLWLNNVALTAGGLATIFSGVVIDSTTQWAFAVLFGICIACFSALRSLIAVELIGLEKLTNAFGFLMLFQGLAATIGSPIAGALYTATKSYNMAFYFAGGLILLSGFLCYPLTCISNREKRRNAQNEPLPAA